A DNA window from Brassica napus cultivar Da-Ae chromosome C1, Da-Ae, whole genome shotgun sequence contains the following coding sequences:
- the LOC106410842 gene encoding protein ALWAYS EARLY 2 isoform X1: MAPTVRKSRSVNKRFTNEQPSPKRSSRENKLRKKKLSDKLGSQWTKAELERFYDSYRKYGQDWRKVAAAIRNSRNVEMVEALFNMNKAYLSLPEGTASVAGLIAMMTDHYSVMEGSGSEGEGPDVSETPKKEKKRKRAKPQLSDSREEVDRDHPVASSTDGCLKFLKQARGNGTHRRATGKRTPRVPVQTSRDDGEGSTPPNKRARKQRLDANDDVERYLELALVEASRRGGGSPKELSDNSPIKNWEKMSRTRKAQSWVGSSREKKRESDMEEVGEMEVPRKGKRVYKKRVKVEEAEGDSSDDNGGASSATEGLRVKSKRRKAGREASRGTYSPRSPKNIDNKLTSGDEFDALQALAELSASFLPSALMESESSPQVKEERIENDMDEKPSSPEATTSTSSHGEKANSEPDESLLHAISAIGNAVYNRKPKPSTQASTDCNAGKLQPEPTSASLRRKRKPKKLGDESPPDSSQNKSINKKELAQENHNMKSYLRTKRTGQGPSQSKQLKTAKELEESTTMSDKKHSAMDVVVSTKQDSDSCPATSPPQKPPNRRKASLKKSLQERAKSSETVHKVPRSSRSLSEQELLLKDELSTYMSYPLARRRCIFEWFYSAIDHPWFAKMEFVDYLNHVGLGHVPRLTRLEWSVIKSSLGRARRFSERFLQEEREKLKQYRESVRKHYTELRTGAREGLPTDLARPLAVGNRVIAIHPITREIHDGKILTVDHNQCNVLFDDLGVELVKDIDCMPSNPLEYMPEGLRRQIDKCLSMKKEAQQNGNPNLGLSAIFPPYGLENADCSMSPSLNQGDMNAPILHGKVSTDTSIPHQTNQSCIIDYSKGREAEIQRALALQHALDEKEMEPEMLEIVKVSKTRAKAMVDAAITAASSVKEGEDAIKMIQEALDMIGKHQPLRSSIVVKQEEHASGSIEHHHHNPSPSDASKPMANNDSISQNGSEKKEAQMPSELITSCVATWIMIQMCTERQYPPAYVAQLMDTAVTSLQPRCPQNLPIYREIQMCMGRIKTQIMSLVPS, from the exons ATGGCACCGACGGTTAGGAAGTCGAGGAGTGTGAACAAGCGTTTCACTAATGAACAACCCTCGCCAAAGAGGAGCTCTAGAGAGAATAAGCTGCGT AAGAAGAAATTGTCTGATAAGCTGGGATCTCAATGGACCAAAGCAGAGCTTGAGCGGTTCTATGACTCTTACCGGAAGTACGGACAGGACTGGAGAAAG GTGGCTGCTGCTATCCGGAATAGTAGGAATGTTGAGATGGTGGAAGCTCTCTTTAATATGAATAAG gCATATTTGTCTCTTCCGGAAGGAACTGCCTCTGTAGCTGGCCTTATTGCTATGATGACCGATCATTACAGTGTCATG GAAGGGAGTGGCAGTGAAGGAGAAGGCCCTGATGTTTCAGAAACACcgaagaaagagaaaaagcGCAAACGTGCAAAGCCTCAGCTTAGTGATTCTCGAGAGGAAGTTGATAGAGATCATCCAGTTGCGTCCTCCACTGACGGATGTCTCAAGTTTTTGAAGCAAGCACGAGGTAATG GAACTCATCGACGTGCCACTGGCAAACGTACACCTCGTGTTCCTGTACAAACTTCACGGGATGATGGGGAAGGCTCTACTCCACCAAATAAAAGAGCCAGAAAGCAACGACTTGATGCCAATGATGATGTTGAACGTTATTTAGAATTAGCATTAGTAGAGGCATCCAGAAGGGGAGGAGGGTCTCCCAAAGAACTCAGCGACAACTCACCAATAAAGAACTGGGAGAAAATG TCACGGACGAGGAAAGCTCAATCATGGGTGGGAAGTAGCCGAGAAAAGAAGCGTGAATCTGATATGGAAGAGGTTGGGGAAATGGAGGTTCCACGGAAGGGGAAAAGGGTCTACAAGAAGAGAGTAAAAGTCGAAGAAGCAGAGGGTGATTCTTCTGATGACAACGGAGGAGCAAGCAGTGCTACTGAGGGGCTCAGAGTTAAATCAAAGAGACGAAAGGCTGGTCGTGAAGCCTCAAGAGGGACATATTCACCGCGCAGCCCAAAGAACATAGATAACAAACTTACTTCCGGAG ATGAATTTGATGCTCTGCAAGCCTTAGCTGAATTATCAGCTTCATTTCTTCCTTCAGCATTGATGGAATCAG AATCATCTCCTCAGGTGAAGGAAGAGAGAATAGAAAACGACATGGACGAGAAACCTAGCTCACCGGAAGCTACTACGTCCACCAGCAGTCATGGGGAAAAAGCAAATTCAGAACCAGATGAGAGTCTGCTACATGCAATCTCTGCTATTGGGAATGCTGTTTACAATAGAAAACCAAAACCTTCAACGCAAGCTTCAACTGATTGTAATGCTGGGAAGCTACAGCCGGAACCTACTAGTGCTAGTTTAAGAAGAAAACGCAAACCAAAG aAGCTAGGAGATGAATCACCACCTGATTCTTCTCAGAACAAATCCATAAACAAAAAG GAGTTAGCTCAAGAAAACCATAATATGAAGTCCTATCTTAGAACAAAACGCACTGGTCAAGGTCCCTCTCAGTCAAAACAGTTGAAAACTGCTAAGGAGTTGGAGGAATCTACTACAATGAGCGATAAGAAACATTCTGCTATGGATGTAGTAGTGTCAACTAAACAAGATTCTGATTCATGTCCAGCCACTTCACCACCACAGAAACCTCCAAACAGGCGTAAGGCGAGTCTGAAGAAAAGCTTACAAGAAAGAGCTAAATCTTCTGAAACCGTTCATAAAGTTCCTCGTAGTTCCAGATCTCTTTCAGAACAGGAGTTGTTATTAAAG GATGAGCTTTCTACTTATATGTCGTATCCCTTGGCACGTCGAAGGTGCATATTTGAGTGGTTTTATAGTGCTATCGACCATCCCTGGTTTGCAAAGATGGAGTTCGTCGATTACTTAAATCACGTGGGACTTGGTCACGTTCCAAGACTCACTCGTCTTGAATGGAGTGTCATTAAAAG CTCTCTTGGTAGAGCTCGAAGGTTCTCTGAGAGATTCTTACAGGAAGAGAGGGAGAAACTCAAGCAGTACCGTGAGTCTGTGAGAAAGCATTACACAGAGCTTCGAACTGGTGCTAGGGAAGGGCTTCCTACAGATTTGGCTCGGCCATTAGCAGTTGGTAACAGAGTCATTGCCATCCATCCCATAACACGAGAGATTCATGATGGGAAAATTCTCACTGTTGACCATAATCAATGCAATGTTCTGTTCGATGACTTGGGCGTTGAGTTAGTTAAG GACATTGATTGCATGCCTTCAAATCCATTGGAATACATGCCAGAAGGTCTAAGGAGGCAGATTGATAAGTGTTTATCCATGAAGAAAGAAGCACAACAAAATGGGAATCCAAACCTTGGTTTATCTGCTATTTTCCCTCCATATGGACTTGAAAATGCTGACTGTTCCATGAGTCCTTCTCTGAATCAG GGTGATATGAATGCTCCTATTCTGCATGGTAAAGTATCAACCGACACTAGTATCCCACATCAGACTAATCAGTCATGTATCATAGATTATAGCAAAGGACGAGAAGCTGAGATTCAGCGAGCACTTGCTCTACAGCATGCTTTAGATGAAAAG GAAATGGAGCCAGAGATGCTAGAAATTGTCAAGGTCTCAAAGACAAGAGCGAAAGCAATGGTGGATGCAGCTATTACG GCTGCATCATCTGTGAAGGAAGGAGAAGATGCCATCAAAATGATCCAagaagccttagacatgattGGCAAACATCAGCCGTTACGCAGCTCTATAGTAGTCAAACAGGAAGAGCACGCAAGTGGCAGCATTGAGCATCATCATCACAACCCATCTCCCTCAGACGCATCAAAGCCTATGGCTAACAACGATTCGATCTCACAAAATGGTTCAGAGAAAAAAGAGGCTCAAATGCCTTCAGAGTTAATCACGTCCTGTGTTGCCACTTGGATCATGATTCAG ATGTGCACGGAGAGGCAGTACCCTCCAGCTTATGTAGCGCAGCTTATGGACACAGCAGTCACAAGCTTGCAGCCTCGATGCCCCCAGAATCTACCGATCTACAGAGAAATCCAAATGTGTATGGGACGAATCAAGACTCAAATCATGTCTCTAGTACCAAGTTGA
- the LOC106410842 gene encoding protein ALWAYS EARLY 2 isoform X4, with protein sequence MAPTVRKSRSVNKRFTNEQPSPKRSSRENKLRKKKLSDKLGSQWTKAELERFYDSYRKYGQDWRKVAAAIRNSRNVEMVEALFNMNKAYLSLPEGTASVAGLIAMMTDHYSVMEGSGSEGEGPDVSETPKKEKKRKRAKPQLSDSREEVDRDHPVASSTDGCLKFLKQARGNGTHRRATGKRTPRVPVQTSRDDGEGSTPPNKRARKQRLDANDDVERYLELALVEASRRGGGSPKELSDNSPIKNWEKMSRTRKAQSWVGSSREKKRESDMEEVGEMEVPRKGKRVYKKRVKVEEAEGDSSDDNGGASSATEGLRVKSKRRKAGREASRGTYSPRSPKNIDNKLTSGDEFDALQALAELSASFLPSALMESESSPQVKEERIENDMDEKPSSPEATTSTSSHGEKANSEPDESLLHAISAIGNAVYNRKPKPSTQASTDCNAGKLQPEPTSASLRRKRKPKKLGDESPPDSSQNKSINKKELAQENHNMKSYLRTKRTGQGPSQSKQLKTAKELEESTTMSDKKHSAMDVVVSTKQDSDSCPATSPPQKPPNRRKASLKKSLQERAKSSETVHKVPRSSRSLSEQELLLKDELSTYMSYPLARRRCIFEWFYSAIDHPWFAKMEFVDYLNHVGLGHVPRLTRLEWSVIKSSLGRARRFSERFLQEEREKLKQYRESVRKHYTELRTGAREGLPTDLARPLAVGNRVIAIHPITREIHDGKILTVDHNQCNVLFDDLGVELVKDIDCMPSNPLEYMPEGLRRQIDKCLSMKKEAQQNGNPNLGLSAIFPPYGLENADCSMSPSLNQGDMNAPIPHQTNQSCIIDYSKGREAEIQRALALQHALDEKEMEPEMLEIVKVSKTRAKAMVDAAITAASSVKEGEDAIKMIQEALDMIGKHQPLRSSIVVKQEEHASGSIEHHHHNPSPSDASKPMANNDSISQNGSEKKEAQMPSELITSCVATWIMIQMCTERQYPPAYVAQLMDTAVTSLQPRCPQNLPIYREIQMCMGRIKTQIMSLVPS encoded by the exons ATGGCACCGACGGTTAGGAAGTCGAGGAGTGTGAACAAGCGTTTCACTAATGAACAACCCTCGCCAAAGAGGAGCTCTAGAGAGAATAAGCTGCGT AAGAAGAAATTGTCTGATAAGCTGGGATCTCAATGGACCAAAGCAGAGCTTGAGCGGTTCTATGACTCTTACCGGAAGTACGGACAGGACTGGAGAAAG GTGGCTGCTGCTATCCGGAATAGTAGGAATGTTGAGATGGTGGAAGCTCTCTTTAATATGAATAAG gCATATTTGTCTCTTCCGGAAGGAACTGCCTCTGTAGCTGGCCTTATTGCTATGATGACCGATCATTACAGTGTCATG GAAGGGAGTGGCAGTGAAGGAGAAGGCCCTGATGTTTCAGAAACACcgaagaaagagaaaaagcGCAAACGTGCAAAGCCTCAGCTTAGTGATTCTCGAGAGGAAGTTGATAGAGATCATCCAGTTGCGTCCTCCACTGACGGATGTCTCAAGTTTTTGAAGCAAGCACGAGGTAATG GAACTCATCGACGTGCCACTGGCAAACGTACACCTCGTGTTCCTGTACAAACTTCACGGGATGATGGGGAAGGCTCTACTCCACCAAATAAAAGAGCCAGAAAGCAACGACTTGATGCCAATGATGATGTTGAACGTTATTTAGAATTAGCATTAGTAGAGGCATCCAGAAGGGGAGGAGGGTCTCCCAAAGAACTCAGCGACAACTCACCAATAAAGAACTGGGAGAAAATG TCACGGACGAGGAAAGCTCAATCATGGGTGGGAAGTAGCCGAGAAAAGAAGCGTGAATCTGATATGGAAGAGGTTGGGGAAATGGAGGTTCCACGGAAGGGGAAAAGGGTCTACAAGAAGAGAGTAAAAGTCGAAGAAGCAGAGGGTGATTCTTCTGATGACAACGGAGGAGCAAGCAGTGCTACTGAGGGGCTCAGAGTTAAATCAAAGAGACGAAAGGCTGGTCGTGAAGCCTCAAGAGGGACATATTCACCGCGCAGCCCAAAGAACATAGATAACAAACTTACTTCCGGAG ATGAATTTGATGCTCTGCAAGCCTTAGCTGAATTATCAGCTTCATTTCTTCCTTCAGCATTGATGGAATCAG AATCATCTCCTCAGGTGAAGGAAGAGAGAATAGAAAACGACATGGACGAGAAACCTAGCTCACCGGAAGCTACTACGTCCACCAGCAGTCATGGGGAAAAAGCAAATTCAGAACCAGATGAGAGTCTGCTACATGCAATCTCTGCTATTGGGAATGCTGTTTACAATAGAAAACCAAAACCTTCAACGCAAGCTTCAACTGATTGTAATGCTGGGAAGCTACAGCCGGAACCTACTAGTGCTAGTTTAAGAAGAAAACGCAAACCAAAG aAGCTAGGAGATGAATCACCACCTGATTCTTCTCAGAACAAATCCATAAACAAAAAG GAGTTAGCTCAAGAAAACCATAATATGAAGTCCTATCTTAGAACAAAACGCACTGGTCAAGGTCCCTCTCAGTCAAAACAGTTGAAAACTGCTAAGGAGTTGGAGGAATCTACTACAATGAGCGATAAGAAACATTCTGCTATGGATGTAGTAGTGTCAACTAAACAAGATTCTGATTCATGTCCAGCCACTTCACCACCACAGAAACCTCCAAACAGGCGTAAGGCGAGTCTGAAGAAAAGCTTACAAGAAAGAGCTAAATCTTCTGAAACCGTTCATAAAGTTCCTCGTAGTTCCAGATCTCTTTCAGAACAGGAGTTGTTATTAAAG GATGAGCTTTCTACTTATATGTCGTATCCCTTGGCACGTCGAAGGTGCATATTTGAGTGGTTTTATAGTGCTATCGACCATCCCTGGTTTGCAAAGATGGAGTTCGTCGATTACTTAAATCACGTGGGACTTGGTCACGTTCCAAGACTCACTCGTCTTGAATGGAGTGTCATTAAAAG CTCTCTTGGTAGAGCTCGAAGGTTCTCTGAGAGATTCTTACAGGAAGAGAGGGAGAAACTCAAGCAGTACCGTGAGTCTGTGAGAAAGCATTACACAGAGCTTCGAACTGGTGCTAGGGAAGGGCTTCCTACAGATTTGGCTCGGCCATTAGCAGTTGGTAACAGAGTCATTGCCATCCATCCCATAACACGAGAGATTCATGATGGGAAAATTCTCACTGTTGACCATAATCAATGCAATGTTCTGTTCGATGACTTGGGCGTTGAGTTAGTTAAG GACATTGATTGCATGCCTTCAAATCCATTGGAATACATGCCAGAAGGTCTAAGGAGGCAGATTGATAAGTGTTTATCCATGAAGAAAGAAGCACAACAAAATGGGAATCCAAACCTTGGTTTATCTGCTATTTTCCCTCCATATGGACTTGAAAATGCTGACTGTTCCATGAGTCCTTCTCTGAATCAG GGTGATATGAATGCTCC TATCCCACATCAGACTAATCAGTCATGTATCATAGATTATAGCAAAGGACGAGAAGCTGAGATTCAGCGAGCACTTGCTCTACAGCATGCTTTAGATGAAAAG GAAATGGAGCCAGAGATGCTAGAAATTGTCAAGGTCTCAAAGACAAGAGCGAAAGCAATGGTGGATGCAGCTATTACG GCTGCATCATCTGTGAAGGAAGGAGAAGATGCCATCAAAATGATCCAagaagccttagacatgattGGCAAACATCAGCCGTTACGCAGCTCTATAGTAGTCAAACAGGAAGAGCACGCAAGTGGCAGCATTGAGCATCATCATCACAACCCATCTCCCTCAGACGCATCAAAGCCTATGGCTAACAACGATTCGATCTCACAAAATGGTTCAGAGAAAAAAGAGGCTCAAATGCCTTCAGAGTTAATCACGTCCTGTGTTGCCACTTGGATCATGATTCAG ATGTGCACGGAGAGGCAGTACCCTCCAGCTTATGTAGCGCAGCTTATGGACACAGCAGTCACAAGCTTGCAGCCTCGATGCCCCCAGAATCTACCGATCTACAGAGAAATCCAAATGTGTATGGGACGAATCAAGACTCAAATCATGTCTCTAGTACCAAGTTGA
- the LOC106410842 gene encoding protein ALWAYS EARLY 2 isoform X3 → MAPTVRKSRSVNKRFTNEQPSPKRSSRENKLRKKKLSDKLGSQWTKAELERFYDSYRKYGQDWRKVAAAIRNSRNVEMVEALFNMNKAYLSLPEGTASVAGLIAMMTDHYSVMEGSGSEGEGPDVSETPKKEKKRKRAKPQLSDSREEVDRDHPVASSTDGCLKFLKQARGTHRRATGKRTPRVPVQTSRDDGEGSTPPNKRARKQRLDANDDVERYLELALVEASRRGGGSPKELSDNSPIKNWEKMSRTRKAQSWVGSSREKKRESDMEEVGEMEVPRKGKRVYKKRVKVEEAEGDSSDDNGGASSATEGLRVKSKRRKAGREASRGTYSPRSPKNIDNKLTSGDEFDALQALAELSASFLPSALMESESSPQVKEERIENDMDEKPSSPEATTSTSSHGEKANSEPDESLLHAISAIGNAVYNRKPKPSTQASTDCNAGKLQPEPTSASLRRKRKPKKLGDESPPDSSQNKSINKKELAQENHNMKSYLRTKRTGQGPSQSKQLKTAKELEESTTMSDKKHSAMDVVVSTKQDSDSCPATSPPQKPPNRRKASLKKSLQERAKSSETVHKVPRSSRSLSEQELLLKDELSTYMSYPLARRRCIFEWFYSAIDHPWFAKMEFVDYLNHVGLGHVPRLTRLEWSVIKSSLGRARRFSERFLQEEREKLKQYRESVRKHYTELRTGAREGLPTDLARPLAVGNRVIAIHPITREIHDGKILTVDHNQCNVLFDDLGVELVKDIDCMPSNPLEYMPEGLRRQIDKCLSMKKEAQQNGNPNLGLSAIFPPYGLENADCSMSPSLNQGDMNAPILHGKVSTDTSIPHQTNQSCIIDYSKGREAEIQRALALQHALDEKEMEPEMLEIVKVSKTRAKAMVDAAITAASSVKEGEDAIKMIQEALDMIGKHQPLRSSIVVKQEEHASGSIEHHHHNPSPSDASKPMANNDSISQNGSEKKEAQMPSELITSCVATWIMIQMCTERQYPPAYVAQLMDTAVTSLQPRCPQNLPIYREIQMCMGRIKTQIMSLVPS, encoded by the exons ATGGCACCGACGGTTAGGAAGTCGAGGAGTGTGAACAAGCGTTTCACTAATGAACAACCCTCGCCAAAGAGGAGCTCTAGAGAGAATAAGCTGCGT AAGAAGAAATTGTCTGATAAGCTGGGATCTCAATGGACCAAAGCAGAGCTTGAGCGGTTCTATGACTCTTACCGGAAGTACGGACAGGACTGGAGAAAG GTGGCTGCTGCTATCCGGAATAGTAGGAATGTTGAGATGGTGGAAGCTCTCTTTAATATGAATAAG gCATATTTGTCTCTTCCGGAAGGAACTGCCTCTGTAGCTGGCCTTATTGCTATGATGACCGATCATTACAGTGTCATG GAAGGGAGTGGCAGTGAAGGAGAAGGCCCTGATGTTTCAGAAACACcgaagaaagagaaaaagcGCAAACGTGCAAAGCCTCAGCTTAGTGATTCTCGAGAGGAAGTTGATAGAGATCATCCAGTTGCGTCCTCCACTGACGGATGTCTCAAGTTTTTGAAGCAAGCACGAG GAACTCATCGACGTGCCACTGGCAAACGTACACCTCGTGTTCCTGTACAAACTTCACGGGATGATGGGGAAGGCTCTACTCCACCAAATAAAAGAGCCAGAAAGCAACGACTTGATGCCAATGATGATGTTGAACGTTATTTAGAATTAGCATTAGTAGAGGCATCCAGAAGGGGAGGAGGGTCTCCCAAAGAACTCAGCGACAACTCACCAATAAAGAACTGGGAGAAAATG TCACGGACGAGGAAAGCTCAATCATGGGTGGGAAGTAGCCGAGAAAAGAAGCGTGAATCTGATATGGAAGAGGTTGGGGAAATGGAGGTTCCACGGAAGGGGAAAAGGGTCTACAAGAAGAGAGTAAAAGTCGAAGAAGCAGAGGGTGATTCTTCTGATGACAACGGAGGAGCAAGCAGTGCTACTGAGGGGCTCAGAGTTAAATCAAAGAGACGAAAGGCTGGTCGTGAAGCCTCAAGAGGGACATATTCACCGCGCAGCCCAAAGAACATAGATAACAAACTTACTTCCGGAG ATGAATTTGATGCTCTGCAAGCCTTAGCTGAATTATCAGCTTCATTTCTTCCTTCAGCATTGATGGAATCAG AATCATCTCCTCAGGTGAAGGAAGAGAGAATAGAAAACGACATGGACGAGAAACCTAGCTCACCGGAAGCTACTACGTCCACCAGCAGTCATGGGGAAAAAGCAAATTCAGAACCAGATGAGAGTCTGCTACATGCAATCTCTGCTATTGGGAATGCTGTTTACAATAGAAAACCAAAACCTTCAACGCAAGCTTCAACTGATTGTAATGCTGGGAAGCTACAGCCGGAACCTACTAGTGCTAGTTTAAGAAGAAAACGCAAACCAAAG aAGCTAGGAGATGAATCACCACCTGATTCTTCTCAGAACAAATCCATAAACAAAAAG GAGTTAGCTCAAGAAAACCATAATATGAAGTCCTATCTTAGAACAAAACGCACTGGTCAAGGTCCCTCTCAGTCAAAACAGTTGAAAACTGCTAAGGAGTTGGAGGAATCTACTACAATGAGCGATAAGAAACATTCTGCTATGGATGTAGTAGTGTCAACTAAACAAGATTCTGATTCATGTCCAGCCACTTCACCACCACAGAAACCTCCAAACAGGCGTAAGGCGAGTCTGAAGAAAAGCTTACAAGAAAGAGCTAAATCTTCTGAAACCGTTCATAAAGTTCCTCGTAGTTCCAGATCTCTTTCAGAACAGGAGTTGTTATTAAAG GATGAGCTTTCTACTTATATGTCGTATCCCTTGGCACGTCGAAGGTGCATATTTGAGTGGTTTTATAGTGCTATCGACCATCCCTGGTTTGCAAAGATGGAGTTCGTCGATTACTTAAATCACGTGGGACTTGGTCACGTTCCAAGACTCACTCGTCTTGAATGGAGTGTCATTAAAAG CTCTCTTGGTAGAGCTCGAAGGTTCTCTGAGAGATTCTTACAGGAAGAGAGGGAGAAACTCAAGCAGTACCGTGAGTCTGTGAGAAAGCATTACACAGAGCTTCGAACTGGTGCTAGGGAAGGGCTTCCTACAGATTTGGCTCGGCCATTAGCAGTTGGTAACAGAGTCATTGCCATCCATCCCATAACACGAGAGATTCATGATGGGAAAATTCTCACTGTTGACCATAATCAATGCAATGTTCTGTTCGATGACTTGGGCGTTGAGTTAGTTAAG GACATTGATTGCATGCCTTCAAATCCATTGGAATACATGCCAGAAGGTCTAAGGAGGCAGATTGATAAGTGTTTATCCATGAAGAAAGAAGCACAACAAAATGGGAATCCAAACCTTGGTTTATCTGCTATTTTCCCTCCATATGGACTTGAAAATGCTGACTGTTCCATGAGTCCTTCTCTGAATCAG GGTGATATGAATGCTCCTATTCTGCATGGTAAAGTATCAACCGACACTAGTATCCCACATCAGACTAATCAGTCATGTATCATAGATTATAGCAAAGGACGAGAAGCTGAGATTCAGCGAGCACTTGCTCTACAGCATGCTTTAGATGAAAAG GAAATGGAGCCAGAGATGCTAGAAATTGTCAAGGTCTCAAAGACAAGAGCGAAAGCAATGGTGGATGCAGCTATTACG GCTGCATCATCTGTGAAGGAAGGAGAAGATGCCATCAAAATGATCCAagaagccttagacatgattGGCAAACATCAGCCGTTACGCAGCTCTATAGTAGTCAAACAGGAAGAGCACGCAAGTGGCAGCATTGAGCATCATCATCACAACCCATCTCCCTCAGACGCATCAAAGCCTATGGCTAACAACGATTCGATCTCACAAAATGGTTCAGAGAAAAAAGAGGCTCAAATGCCTTCAGAGTTAATCACGTCCTGTGTTGCCACTTGGATCATGATTCAG ATGTGCACGGAGAGGCAGTACCCTCCAGCTTATGTAGCGCAGCTTATGGACACAGCAGTCACAAGCTTGCAGCCTCGATGCCCCCAGAATCTACCGATCTACAGAGAAATCCAAATGTGTATGGGACGAATCAAGACTCAAATCATGTCTCTAGTACCAAGTTGA